In Treponema denticola, one genomic interval encodes:
- a CDS encoding ABC transporter ATP-binding protein, which produces MLKNYFALSDKGARDLNKAVAVTTFGNLFLIVPLGLSFYALQELLKPIQGGSLAAFNPWIYLGICVLIIIVLFLIEKLKYRKTYTTCYDESANVRISLAESIRKLPLSYFGKKDLSDLTATLLNDVATMEHALSHTASELFGAAISIIVSAAMLALFDWRMTIALFSCSVFGFLLVYSSRKQARRYAIRINTVLLGVYNSIQQMLDNIKVLKSSDKKESYVQKVKDDIAHSTKEAVKAELFVGSTMIGSIIIIRFGFPLVIAVGAVLYAQGSLPLFTYLVFLLIAGRIFEPLTAVFMLLGEFFHARTAVERQMEIINYPKQKGSETFNPKGYDIQYDNVSFSYNDNASRDTVRNISFTAKQGEITALVGHSGCGKSTIARLAARFWDASSGTVSVGGTDVSTVDPETLLTAFSIVFQDVVLFNDTVYNNILVGNKDATREQVLAAAKAARCADFIEKLPQGYDTVIGENGYTLSGGERQRLSIARALLKDAPIILLDEATAALDPENETLIQEALSKLVKNKTVIVIAHRLRTIENADKIVVLKDGAIEEIGTHEELMKGKSSYPMMYKLQKESENWSA; this is translated from the coding sequence ATGTTAAAGAATTATTTTGCGCTGTCAGACAAGGGAGCGCGGGATCTAAACAAGGCAGTAGCTGTTACTACCTTCGGGAATTTGTTTTTGATTGTTCCGTTGGGACTTTCATTTTATGCACTGCAGGAACTTTTAAAGCCCATTCAAGGCGGTTCTCTTGCAGCTTTTAATCCGTGGATTTATCTAGGGATTTGTGTACTGATCATTATTGTGCTTTTTTTAATTGAAAAACTCAAGTACCGCAAAACCTATACAACCTGTTACGACGAATCGGCTAATGTGCGTATTTCCCTTGCAGAAAGTATCAGGAAGCTGCCTCTCTCGTATTTCGGAAAAAAAGACTTATCGGATTTGACGGCAACGCTTTTAAACGATGTTGCTACAATGGAACACGCACTAAGCCACACGGCATCCGAGTTATTCGGGGCGGCAATTTCAATTATTGTATCGGCGGCAATGCTTGCTCTTTTTGATTGGCGCATGACGATTGCCCTTTTCAGCTGTTCCGTTTTCGGATTTTTGCTTGTATACTCATCACGCAAACAAGCCCGCCGTTATGCAATTAGAATTAACACAGTACTGCTCGGCGTTTACAATTCCATTCAGCAAATGCTCGACAATATCAAGGTGCTTAAATCCTCCGACAAAAAAGAAAGCTATGTACAAAAGGTAAAAGACGATATTGCACACAGCACAAAAGAAGCGGTTAAGGCTGAATTATTTGTCGGCTCGACTATGATAGGTTCCATCATAATTATCCGCTTCGGATTTCCGTTGGTTATTGCAGTCGGGGCAGTTTTGTATGCACAGGGAAGTCTCCCGCTTTTTACCTACCTCGTCTTTTTGCTGATTGCCGGAAGAATTTTTGAACCCCTTACCGCCGTTTTTATGCTGCTCGGCGAGTTTTTCCACGCACGCACGGCAGTTGAACGCCAAATGGAAATCATAAACTACCCCAAGCAGAAAGGGAGCGAAACTTTTAACCCCAAGGGCTACGATATTCAATATGACAATGTTTCGTTTTCATACAATGATAATGCAAGCCGCGATACGGTACGCAATATCAGCTTTACTGCCAAGCAGGGAGAAATCACTGCCCTCGTCGGACATTCAGGCTGCGGCAAGTCAACGATTGCCCGTCTTGCAGCCCGCTTTTGGGATGCATCTTCCGGCACGGTGAGCGTGGGGGGCACGGATGTTTCTACCGTAGACCCTGAAACCCTTTTGACCGCTTTTTCAATCGTCTTTCAAGATGTAGTGCTTTTTAATGACACAGTATACAACAATATCCTTGTCGGGAATAAAGATGCTACACGGGAGCAGGTACTTGCAGCCGCAAAAGCCGCACGTTGCGCCGACTTTATCGAAAAACTGCCGCAAGGTTACGACACGGTAATCGGCGAAAACGGTTACACGCTTTCCGGCGGAGAAAGACAGCGGCTTTCCATAGCCCGTGCTCTTTTAAAAGATGCACCGATCATTCTCCTCGATGAAGCAACAGCAGCCCTCGACCCCGAAAACGAAACCTTAATTCAAGAAGCATTGAGCAAGCTCGTTAAAAATAAGACAGTTATAGTCATAGCTCACCGTTTGAGAACAATCGAGAATGCAGATAAAATCGTTGTTCTCAAAGACGGAGCGATAGAAGAAATAGGTACACATGAAGAGTTGATGAAAGGAAAGTCATCGTATCCAATGATGTATAAGCTGCAAAAGGAGAGTGAAAACTGGAGTGCTTGA
- a CDS encoding ISAs1 family transposase: MPCYYWLTCLLKLINIDSLNECFMNMAEALIKEYGTEKPLTIAIDGKTIRSTDKMSSYESPLHIVSAQVAEFGITLAQKCVKGKTNEIPTVQSLIKTLNIKGHIIVADALNCQKETAKIIKEGKGDYLLSVKGNQPLLKADIEEYVQDEILRKQMDTACKSEKNRERVEKRTAFCTTNLGWMDNTDEWEGLSCIGAIHSEFKSKKGKSDEWHYYISSRKLTAQQLLDIARKEWVVETMHWLLDVHFREDFCRLLDKNLQQALNIGRKVALNLVSRYKQKNAPKSSLSHIMFKALMDISFIKKILQN, translated from the coding sequence ATACCTTGCTATTATTGGCTAACCTGTCTACTTAAATTGATAAACATAGACTCATTAAACGAATGTTTTATGAATATGGCTGAAGCTCTTATCAAAGAATACGGTACAGAAAAGCCTCTTACAATAGCGATAGACGGAAAAACTATCCGTTCAACAGATAAAATGAGCAGCTATGAAAGTCCGCTGCACATAGTCTCTGCACAAGTTGCAGAATTTGGTATAACATTGGCACAAAAGTGTGTTAAAGGAAAGACAAATGAGATACCTACGGTTCAATCTCTTATAAAAACTCTTAATATAAAAGGGCATATAATCGTTGCAGATGCCTTAAATTGTCAAAAAGAAACGGCAAAAATCATAAAAGAAGGAAAAGGGGACTATTTATTGTCGGTAAAAGGGAACCAGCCTTTATTAAAAGCGGATATTGAAGAATATGTTCAAGATGAAATTCTAAGAAAACAAATGGACACGGCTTGTAAAAGTGAAAAAAATCGTGAAAGAGTTGAAAAGCGAACAGCCTTCTGCACAACTAATTTAGGTTGGATGGATAATACGGATGAATGGGAGGGGTTAAGCTGTATTGGAGCTATTCATTCAGAGTTTAAGAGTAAGAAAGGAAAGAGTGATGAATGGCATTATTATATTTCGAGCAGAAAACTTACAGCTCAACAGCTATTGGATATAGCAAGAAAAGAATGGGTTGTAGAAACCATGCATTGGTTATTAGATGTTCATTTTAGAGAAGACTTTTGTCGGCTTTTAGATAAAAATCTACAACAAGCCTTGAACATAGGACGGAAAGTGGCGTTAAATTTGGTCTCGCGATACAAACAAAAAAATGCACCTAAATCTTCTTTGTCACACATTATGTTTAAAGCTCTCATGGATATATCTTTTATCAAAAAAATATTACAAAATTGA
- a CDS encoding UDP-N-acetylmuramoyl-L-alanyl-D-glutamate--2,6-diaminopimelate ligase, which produces MEYTKSIEECINAIEVVNCFGNDKSLINSIEYDSRKVRPYSYDDKTGIKKGAAFFALPGIHTDGKKFINSAIENGAVCVFYEGDLNNHSCDEICFIQVNNVRKTMSKVSALLYDEPSRALGLIGVTGTEGKSSTVSFIFQLLNLCGKKAGFFSTVEYSIDGNVIPNPEHQTTPESNIVQLRLAQMRDSGCGYAVVESSSHGLSPKTARLEDVIFDAGVFMNVTQEHLEFHGTIEQYRYDKANLFRALDKNPGKGFPIFGIVNYEDPSAPYFMEATQKNVYPFSTEPKDLRKIEEHEGLFAKDIEESSTGIKFTLCDFSSKKEYGCELKLAGIFNVKNILASVLAVQRITGLDIACIIEKLPLVKPVKGRMMLIDEGQDFEVLIDYAHTPSSFMTIFPSIKERIKKSGGKVISLFGSGGERDVKKRPEQGRIAAIYSDIVILADEDPRGEDSVELLEMIAAGCPEKKRGEELFIIPDRPSAIKKAFNLAGKNDAVLLLGKGHENSIIFKDRIMPYDEETTARELLRGMRGK; this is translated from the coding sequence ATGGAATACACAAAATCGATTGAGGAATGTATCAATGCTATTGAGGTTGTAAATTGTTTTGGAAACGATAAATCTCTTATAAATTCTATAGAGTATGATTCGCGTAAGGTTCGGCCTTATAGCTATGATGATAAGACAGGCATAAAAAAAGGAGCCGCCTTTTTTGCTCTTCCCGGGATTCATACCGACGGAAAAAAATTTATAAATTCTGCAATCGAAAATGGAGCTGTTTGTGTCTTTTATGAGGGAGATTTAAATAATCATTCTTGTGATGAAATTTGTTTTATTCAGGTAAATAATGTGCGCAAAACTATGTCCAAGGTTTCTGCCCTTCTTTATGATGAGCCGTCAAGAGCACTAGGCCTAATAGGCGTTACCGGAACCGAAGGGAAGAGCAGTACTGTTTCTTTTATCTTTCAGCTTTTAAACCTTTGCGGAAAAAAGGCCGGTTTTTTTTCTACCGTCGAATACTCCATAGACGGAAATGTAATTCCGAATCCGGAACATCAGACCACTCCCGAATCTAACATCGTTCAGCTGCGTCTGGCTCAAATGAGGGATTCAGGCTGCGGCTATGCCGTAGTGGAATCCTCTTCTCACGGCCTTTCTCCGAAAACGGCCCGTCTTGAGGATGTGATCTTTGATGCAGGTGTTTTTATGAACGTAACTCAGGAGCACTTGGAATTTCACGGAACTATCGAGCAGTACCGATATGACAAGGCCAATCTTTTTAGAGCTCTGGATAAAAATCCGGGAAAAGGATTTCCCATATTCGGAATAGTAAACTATGAAGACCCGTCCGCTCCTTATTTTATGGAAGCAACTCAAAAAAATGTCTACCCTTTTAGTACCGAGCCTAAAGACCTACGAAAGATTGAAGAACATGAAGGCCTTTTTGCAAAGGATATTGAAGAGTCTTCAACCGGAATTAAATTTACGCTTTGCGATTTTTCCTCAAAAAAAGAATACGGATGCGAATTAAAACTTGCAGGAATCTTTAATGTAAAAAATATTCTCGCCTCGGTCTTGGCAGTACAAAGAATTACGGGGCTTGATATCGCGTGCATAATCGAAAAACTTCCTCTTGTAAAACCCGTAAAGGGAAGAATGATGCTGATAGATGAGGGGCAGGATTTTGAAGTGCTTATCGATTATGCTCACACGCCTTCTTCTTTTATGACAATTTTTCCTTCAATAAAAGAACGCATAAAAAAATCGGGAGGGAAGGTTATAAGTCTTTTCGGTTCAGGCGGAGAAAGAGATGTAAAAAAGAGGCCGGAGCAGGGAAGGATTGCCGCCATATATTCCGATATTGTAATTCTTGCAGACGAAGACCCTCGAGGCGAGGATTCCGTTGAGCTTTTGGAAATGATAGCCGCAGGCTGTCCCGAAAAAAAACGCGGAGAAGAACTATTTATAATCCCCGACCGCCCCTCTGCCATCAAAAAAGCATTCAACCTTGCAGGTAAAAACGATGCAGTCCTCCTTTTAGGAAAAGGCCACGAAAACTCCATCATCTTTAAAGATCGAATCATGCCCTACGATGAAGAAACAACGGCAAGAGAATTGTTAAGAGGGATGAGGGGAAAATAA
- a CDS encoding mechanosensitive ion channel family protein, with amino-acid sequence MQNLLDNVQKWLSEDSVRGDIFWLFAVLAVSFILHKVLKKILSGTVKKILSRITAKTKSKLDDYIFDKIHVERISLIIYIFAFNFLSLKLSFGAGLMQKLASLISIWIIIRLLHGLLDGLTAYTENEPRFAGKPYRSYIQVFILIVYIAGFIIAAGTISGKSPWSLLSGIGAMTAVLLLVFRETILSFVASLQISSYDLVRRGDWISVPKYDADGDVTEVALHTIKIQNWDKTISVLPTSDLMQSGFKNWRGMQETGGRRIKRSIFLDVSSVKFMDEELRRRVGKIDLLKSYFAEVESSDISAQYGSDTEHPLNDRRLTNIGTFRMYVTRYLQSLDTLRKDLTFLVRQLEPGATGVPLEIYVFTATTDWGEYEKIQADIFDHLFASVHEFDLRIFQYPVGGFLANK; translated from the coding sequence ATGCAAAATTTATTGGATAATGTTCAAAAATGGCTTTCGGAAGATTCAGTGAGAGGCGATATTTTTTGGCTGTTTGCCGTTTTGGCTGTTTCTTTTATTCTTCATAAAGTGTTAAAGAAAATACTGTCGGGAACGGTAAAAAAAATACTGTCCCGCATTACAGCCAAAACAAAAAGCAAACTGGATGATTATATTTTTGATAAAATTCATGTAGAACGCATTTCGCTTATTATATATATTTTTGCTTTTAATTTTTTGTCGCTAAAATTAAGTTTCGGAGCGGGGCTTATGCAAAAACTTGCAAGCCTTATTTCGATATGGATAATAATAAGACTTTTGCACGGCCTCTTAGACGGACTTACAGCCTATACCGAAAATGAACCCCGATTTGCGGGAAAGCCATACCGCAGTTATATTCAGGTTTTTATCTTAATTGTTTATATTGCAGGCTTTATCATCGCTGCAGGAACAATCAGCGGAAAGTCCCCATGGTCTCTTTTAAGCGGAATAGGAGCTATGACGGCTGTTCTTCTTTTGGTCTTCCGCGAGACGATTCTTTCTTTTGTGGCAAGCCTCCAGATTTCTTCCTACGATTTGGTTAGAAGAGGCGATTGGATTTCGGTTCCTAAATATGATGCCGACGGAGATGTTACCGAGGTTGCCTTACATACGATAAAAATTCAAAACTGGGATAAGACTATTTCCGTTTTACCGACAAGCGACCTGATGCAAAGCGGTTTTAAAAACTGGCGCGGAATGCAGGAAACGGGCGGAAGGCGTATCAAGCGTTCAATCTTTTTGGATGTTTCTTCCGTAAAATTTATGGATGAAGAGCTGAGGCGAAGAGTAGGGAAGATAGACCTTTTAAAATCCTACTTTGCCGAAGTTGAAAGCTCGGATATAAGTGCCCAATACGGCAGCGATACGGAGCATCCCTTAAACGATAGAAGGCTTACCAATATCGGCACATTTAGAATGTATGTTACGCGCTATCTTCAAAGCCTTGATACTTTAAGAAAGGATTTGACCTTTTTGGTGCGGCAGCTTGAGCCGGGAGCTACAGGCGTTCCCTTGGAGATTTATGTTTTTACTGCAACCACCGACTGGGGAGAGTACGAAAAAATTCAAGCCGATATTTTTGACCATCTTTTTGCGTCTGTTCACGAATTCGACCTTAGAATCTTCCAATATCCTGTAGGCGGTTTTTTGGCAAACAAGTAA
- a CDS encoding ABC transporter ATP-binding protein gives METAVNLQNLCFNYQAYENTDKTDRKNLSALNDISISVKKGECILLTGISGCGKTSVLRTINGLIPNYYEGKLLGSIKILGESIKEKPIYDISKKVSTVFQNPKSQFFNLDTTSEILFFLENMGTPFEKMHQRLNFISEFLNIKHLLDRNIFNLSGGEKQMIAIASALAADTDIIVMDEPTSNLDLYYIEKIAEVISLLKKSGKTLIISEHRLYFLNGLIDRAFLIKEGKLEKGFSQQEFLALSEQNRKEFLLRPITMNKSVFNRLEDSDYMQVQTSETIRKNKEDKNSEETKSAYLTVENLFYCFKKGKDDFLRVQNLKMEFGKVIALTGKNGQGKSTFAQCLTGLLKAKKDSVLLNGKKINTKQRLELSYMVLQDVGYQLFTESVEDEIALGKNKKIKPEQNTKDENKEKRVPDVEAILKAMNLTELKDKHPLSLSGGQKQRVSIGAAISSGARIIIMDEPTSGMDYFHMKETAKLINSIRSNQTLILIISHDFEFLSLVTDEIILMEKGAVISHSEFTKEKAEEVFNYLKDGVLN, from the coding sequence ATGGAAACGGCAGTCAATCTTCAAAACCTATGTTTTAATTATCAAGCTTATGAAAATACGGATAAGACAGACAGGAAAAACTTATCCGCACTAAACGATATTTCCATTTCGGTAAAAAAAGGAGAATGTATTTTACTTACAGGAATTTCAGGCTGCGGAAAAACAAGCGTGCTGCGTACAATAAACGGCCTGATTCCGAATTATTATGAAGGAAAACTTTTAGGTTCAATTAAAATTTTAGGAGAATCGATAAAAGAAAAACCTATTTACGATATTTCAAAAAAAGTTTCTACGGTTTTCCAAAACCCCAAATCCCAATTTTTTAATTTGGATACCACTTCGGAAATTCTTTTCTTTCTTGAAAATATGGGAACGCCTTTTGAAAAGATGCATCAAAGGCTCAACTTTATTTCGGAATTTTTAAATATTAAACATCTGCTTGACCGGAATATTTTTAATCTCTCAGGCGGAGAAAAACAGATGATTGCTATAGCCTCTGCTCTTGCTGCCGATACGGATATCATCGTTATGGATGAGCCCACATCCAATTTGGATTTATATTATATAGAAAAAATAGCTGAGGTTATTAGTCTTTTAAAAAAGTCGGGTAAAACTTTAATCATAAGTGAACACCGCCTGTATTTTTTAAATGGCCTTATAGATCGGGCTTTTTTAATAAAAGAAGGCAAGCTTGAAAAAGGATTTTCTCAACAAGAATTTCTTGCTCTTTCTGAACAAAATAGAAAAGAATTCTTGCTTCGTCCCATAACAATGAACAAAAGTGTTTTTAACCGTTTGGAAGATTCGGATTATATGCAGGTGCAAACCTCGGAAACAATCCGTAAAAATAAAGAAGATAAAAATTCGGAAGAAACAAAATCGGCATACCTGACTGTAGAAAATTTATTCTACTGTTTTAAAAAAGGAAAAGACGATTTTCTCCGTGTGCAAAATTTAAAAATGGAATTCGGCAAGGTTATCGCTCTTACCGGAAAAAACGGTCAAGGCAAAAGCACCTTTGCTCAATGTCTTACCGGCTTACTCAAAGCAAAAAAAGATTCCGTTCTATTAAACGGAAAAAAGATTAATACCAAACAACGGCTTGAGCTTTCGTACATGGTATTGCAGGATGTAGGCTATCAGCTTTTTACCGAAAGCGTTGAAGATGAAATAGCTCTCGGTAAAAATAAAAAGATTAAACCCGAGCAAAACACCAAAGATGAAAACAAGGAAAAAAGAGTTCCAGATGTTGAAGCTATTTTAAAGGCGATGAATTTGACGGAGCTAAAAGATAAGCACCCATTAAGTTTATCAGGAGGACAAAAACAACGAGTTTCGATAGGAGCTGCTATCAGTTCAGGTGCGCGTATTATCATCATGGATGAGCCGACCTCAGGAATGGATTACTTTCACATGAAAGAAACGGCCAAGCTGATTAATTCGATACGCTCGAATCAAACTCTTATTTTAATTATCAGTCATGACTTTGAATTTTTGAGTCTGGTTACCGACGAAATAATTTTAATGGAAAAAGGAGCTGTGATTTCTCATTCGGAATTTACAAAAGAAAAAGCCGAAGAGGTTTTTAATTATTTGAAAGATGGAGTACTTAATTAG
- a CDS encoding four helix bundle protein yields MKTDNVIVDKSKDFALKIIRLYKKLCDEKHEFIMSKQLLKSGTSIGANVKEAIRGQSKADFYAKLYISLKEASETEYWLELLHESGYISEKDFSCIYEDCQEVIKILVAITKTKSHS; encoded by the coding sequence GTGAAAACTGATAATGTTATTGTTGATAAGTCTAAAGATTTTGCGTTGAAGATTATTCGGCTGTATAAAAAACTGTGCGATGAAAAACATGAGTTTATTATGTCAAAACAACTTTTAAAAAGCGGGACGAGTATAGGCGCAAATGTAAAAGAAGCGATACGCGGGCAAAGTAAAGCCGATTTTTACGCAAAACTGTATATTTCTCTTAAAGAAGCGAGTGAAACGGAATATTGGCTGGAACTTTTGCATGAAAGCGGATACATCAGTGAAAAAGATTTTTCTTGCATATATGAAGATTGTCAAGAAGTTATAAAAATCTTAGTTGCGATAACAAAAACCAAGTCTCATAGTTAA
- a CDS encoding energy-coupling factor transporter transmembrane component T: MEKRAILVLDPRTKIFLVLAMGASITILVPIYVEILSAALLAFLFVMNRQIKSAIKLMAVFLFLAGLTYLPQDIPGVTSIVMPVGFMVRRFMMPIVAGNYLISSTPVGLLMNALEKLKLPFSVVITIAVMFRFFPTLKEEYGHIKNAMKMRGIGLNAVNVISRPILTLEYMMVPLLSSASRIGDELAAAGHTKGVDAPAKKVRYKTSRFTAADAFIFLYIIAVFIAAGITRIQA, from the coding sequence ATGGAAAAACGAGCAATATTGGTCCTTGATCCGCGGACAAAAATATTTTTAGTTCTGGCAATGGGAGCATCTATCACAATTCTTGTTCCCATATATGTAGAAATTTTAAGTGCCGCTCTTTTAGCCTTTTTATTTGTGATGAACAGACAAATTAAATCGGCAATAAAATTGATGGCGGTCTTTTTATTTCTTGCAGGACTTACCTATCTGCCTCAAGATATTCCCGGCGTTACAAGTATTGTAATGCCTGTAGGTTTTATGGTACGCAGATTTATGATGCCCATTGTTGCCGGAAACTATTTAATTTCTTCAACACCTGTCGGTCTTTTGATGAACGCTCTTGAAAAATTAAAACTGCCGTTTTCGGTTGTGATCACCATTGCAGTTATGTTCAGATTTTTTCCGACACTTAAAGAAGAGTACGGGCATATTAAAAATGCAATGAAGATGAGGGGTATCGGTCTTAATGCGGTAAATGTAATCAGTAGACCTATTTTGACACTTGAATATATGATGGTTCCCCTCCTTTCATCCGCTTCAAGAATCGGAGATGAACTTGCTGCTGCGGGACACACCAAGGGCGTAGACGCTCCGGCAAAAAAAGTACGCTATAAAACCTCCCGCTTTACGGCGGCCGATGCTTTTATTTTTCTTTACATAATAGCAGTCTTTATCGCTGCAGGAATAACGAGGATACAAGCATAA
- a CDS encoding MptD family putative ECF transporter S component: MNNKLALKDLINIGIFSVIYLVGLFVIGMPLGFLVITYLAFPFTVSLILGIAVMFLLAKVQKPFGLFIFAAIPGCLMTLMGHTPVVAIHSLIVAAIAEIVRKVLGYNTAKGSIAGYSIMSLWLCGAFWQIFLSKDQYFALTEKMISTDYARELTSLPWWIMPILYVTAFLGGLLGGLLGEKVLKKHFEKAGLL, from the coding sequence ATGAACAACAAGTTAGCTTTAAAGGATTTAATCAATATCGGCATTTTTTCCGTTATTTATCTTGTAGGACTTTTTGTAATCGGTATGCCCTTAGGTTTTTTGGTTATAACCTATTTGGCATTTCCCTTTACCGTAAGTTTAATTTTAGGAATTGCGGTAATGTTTTTGCTTGCAAAGGTGCAAAAGCCATTCGGCCTTTTTATCTTTGCAGCAATTCCCGGATGTCTTATGACCCTCATGGGACACACACCTGTAGTTGCAATCCACAGTCTAATCGTTGCGGCCATTGCAGAAATCGTACGAAAAGTACTCGGCTATAATACGGCAAAGGGCAGTATCGCAGGATATTCAATTATGTCTTTATGGCTTTGCGGAGCATTTTGGCAAATCTTCCTTTCAAAAGATCAATATTTTGCTCTCACTGAAAAAATGATAAGCACCGACTACGCAAGAGAATTGACGAGTCTTCCATGGTGGATTATGCCGATTCTTTATGTTACAGCATTTTTAGGCGGACTCCTCGGCGGGCTTTTGGGTGAAAAAGTTTTAAAGAAACACTTTGAAAAAGCAGGTCTTCTGTAA
- a CDS encoding CAP domain-containing protein, producing MKNKLFALWIFAVFIFLSSCGSLSSPASKHVPSNDNAAHSPIVRDILIELNRVRRNPKKYAEEEIKPRLKYFDGKFYKAPGQIPILTNEGASAVQECIDVLMKTNPMDLLEIEKGLCSAAQWLADDQAKTGKTGHYGSDGYSPFDRMNRYGKVLITAGENCAYGPKTGREIVAQLLIDDGVADRGHRINILKPEFKKVGIGYNNEANAPYGTVSVMDFAGDYISK from the coding sequence ATGAAAAATAAATTATTTGCACTTTGGATATTTGCCGTCTTTATTTTTTTAAGTTCATGCGGAAGTCTTTCTTCGCCGGCATCCAAACATGTTCCTTCAAATGATAATGCAGCACATAGCCCTATCGTAAGAGATATTCTAATTGAACTTAACAGGGTAAGACGCAACCCTAAAAAATATGCCGAAGAAGAAATTAAACCTCGATTGAAATACTTTGACGGAAAATTTTATAAAGCTCCGGGACAAATTCCTATATTAACAAATGAGGGGGCATCAGCAGTACAAGAATGTATCGATGTTCTGATGAAGACAAACCCCATGGATCTTTTAGAAATCGAAAAAGGCCTGTGTTCTGCCGCCCAATGGCTTGCCGATGACCAAGCAAAAACAGGAAAAACAGGTCATTACGGCAGCGACGGATATTCTCCCTTTGACCGTATGAACCGTTATGGAAAGGTGCTTATAACTGCCGGAGAAAACTGTGCATACGGCCCTAAGACAGGGAGAGAAATTGTAGCTCAGCTTTTAATCGACGACGGAGTGGCGGATCGCGGACACCGCATAAATATCCTCAAACCGGAATTTAAGAAGGTCGGTATAGGTTATAACAACGAGGCTAATGCCCCCTACGGTACCGTAAGCGTTATGGACTTTGCAGGGGACTATATTTCAAAATAG
- a CDS encoding response regulator transcription factor: MRIAIVDDEKLICEGLKIIFQSYPDIEVIATGSNGNDALKICEEKNPELILMDIRMPECNGVEATKKIKKSFPDIKILILTTFNDTEYIQKALQYGASGYLLKDSSPDVIYDGIKAAISGNIVINPEVAKTMLFENHEEEERVIRPLTEIQDEFGLSQKEIEIIRLVAEGLSNKQIAYKQGLSEGTIKNNISIIFDKTFVSDRTQLAAFAFKNGIV; this comes from the coding sequence ATGAGAATAGCTATTGTAGACGATGAAAAGCTCATCTGTGAAGGACTAAAAATTATCTTTCAATCCTATCCCGATATTGAGGTTATTGCAACAGGCAGCAACGGAAACGATGCCCTAAAAATATGCGAAGAAAAAAATCCTGAGCTAATCCTAATGGATATAAGGATGCCGGAATGTAACGGTGTAGAAGCAACAAAAAAAATTAAAAAGAGTTTCCCCGATATAAAAATATTGATTCTCACAACATTTAACGATACCGAATATATTCAAAAAGCCCTTCAATACGGAGCATCGGGCTATCTTTTAAAGGACAGTTCGCCGGACGTAATCTATGACGGAATCAAGGCTGCAATTTCAGGGAACATCGTTATAAATCCTGAAGTCGCAAAAACCATGCTTTTTGAAAATCATGAAGAGGAAGAAAGAGTTATAAGGCCCTTGACTGAAATTCAAGACGAGTTCGGTTTGAGCCAAAAAGAGATAGAAATTATAAGGCTGGTTGCAGAAGGGCTTTCCAATAAACAGATTGCCTACAAACAGGGACTTTCGGAAGGCACAATAAAAAACAATATTTCGATAATATTCGATAAAACATTTGTTTCCGATAGGACACAGCTTGCCGCCTTTGCCTTTAAAAACGGGATTGTGTAA
- the fabZ gene encoding 3-hydroxyacyl-ACP dehydratase FabZ, with product MSITKDIESLIPHRKPFLFVDEIISADENGSVSEHVFTQDEFFFKGHFPEYPVVPGVILVETMAQAGGAALSFQKIFEEGSLFFLATVDKVKFRSQVKPGDKVRMEVTNLRVSPRMIKQAGKAYVGGTLAAEAEWMCLVGKEA from the coding sequence ATGAGTATTACAAAAGATATTGAAAGCTTAATCCCTCACAGAAAACCTTTTTTGTTTGTGGACGAGATTATCAGTGCCGACGAAAACGGGAGTGTGAGTGAACACGTCTTTACCCAAGACGAATTCTTTTTTAAGGGGCACTTTCCCGAATACCCTGTTGTGCCGGGGGTTATCCTTGTAGAAACAATGGCTCAAGCCGGAGGAGCTGCTTTGAGTTTTCAAAAGATTTTTGAAGAAGGTTCTTTATTCTTTTTGGCTACAGTAGATAAGGTTAAATTCCGCTCTCAGGTTAAGCCCGGCGACAAGGTTAGAATGGAGGTTACGAACTTGCGTGTATCTCCCCGAATGATTAAGCAGGCAGGTAAGGCCTATGTAGGAGGAACCCTTGCCGCCGAAGCCGAATGGATGTGCCTCGTCGGCAAAGAAGCTTAA